Proteins encoded in a region of the Poecile atricapillus isolate bPoeAtr1 chromosome 26, bPoeAtr1.hap1, whole genome shotgun sequence genome:
- the LOC131588454 gene encoding zinc finger protein 664-like, with the protein MWEELHGERPYECGKCGKSFRDTSDLMKHQVIHTGERPYTCLECGKSFGWSSNLRKHQRIHTRERPYKCPKCGKSFRTSSHVLLHERIHTEERPFRCPDCGKGFKHSSHLTVHRRIHSGERPYECPQCGKSFSRGYHLTQHQRRHQ; encoded by the exons atgtgggaagagcttca TGGGGAAAgaccctatgagtgtgggaaatgtgggaagagcttcagagataCCTCTGACCTGATGaaacaccaggtgatccacacaggggaacggccctacacctgcttggaatgtgggaagagctttgggtggagTTCCAATCTGAGGAaacaccagcgcatccacaccagggagaggccctacaagtGTCCCAAGTGCGGGAAGAGTTTTCGGACCAGCTCCCATGTCCTCctacatgagcggattcacacagaggagaggcccttccgctgccccgactgcgggaagggcttcaagcacagtTCCCACCTCAccgtccaccggcgcatccacagtggggagaggccctacgagtgtccccagtgtgggaagagcttctccaggggctatcacttgacccaacaccaacggaggcaccagtaa
- the LOC131588574 gene encoding serine/threonine-protein kinase PAK 1-like, translating to MVNKENPVTKYIELESLGSGGFGEVSRALDTATGGEVAIKKISVQGVRRKILTMNEIRIMESNRSPRVVNYLASYLVHEELWLVMEYMDGGTLRDLIDEAQMSEEEIAAVSRECLQGLDFLHSNHVIHRDVKSNNILLRTDGSVKLADFGLSVQLTPEKNQRCSVIGTPWWMAPEVVKRQPYGPKVDVWSFGIVAIEMAEQKTPYDSFTARSAKYHIATKGTPQLRQPDQFSPLLRDFLSCCLQKGEAQRWSAKELLQHQFITSAMPGSSLAPLIMAVKKWKEEI from the exons ATGGTGAACAAGGAAAATCCCGTCACAAAATACATTGAACTGGAAAGTCTTGGCAGCGG GGGTTTTGGAGAGGTTTCCAGAGCACTTGACACTGCCACAGGAGGAGAG GTGgccataaagaaaataagtgtGCAAGGAGTGAGGAGGAAGATACTAACCATGAATGAAATCAGGATCATGGAGAGTAATAGGAGTCCCAGGGTCGTGAATTACTTAGCCAG ctACCTTGTGCATGAGGAACTCTGGCTGGTGATGGAGTACATGGACGGAGGCACTCTGAGAGATCTCATCGACGAGGCTCAAATGTCTGAAGAAGAGATTGCAGCTGTCAGTCGGGAG tgCCTGCAAGGACTGGATTTTCTTCACTCCAACCATGTGATCCATCGAGATGTGAAGAGCAACAACATCCTTCTCAGAACCGACGGCTCTGTCAAGCTGG CTGATTTTGGCCTTTCTGTTCAGCTCACCCCTGAGAAAAATCAACGGTGCTCAGTGATCGGGACTCCTTGGTGGATGGCACCTGAAGTGGTGAAGCGTCAACCATACGGCCCCAAAGTGGACGTGTGGTCTTTTGGAATTGTGGCAATTGAAATGGCCGAACAAAAAACTCCTTATGACAGTTTCACTGCTCGATCG gctaaatacCACATAGCCACAAAAGGGACCCCACAGCTGCGGCAGCCCGACCAATTCTCGCCTTTGCTGCGTgacttcctgagctgctgcctgcagaaagGCGAGGCGCAGCGCTGGTCtgccaaggagctgctgcag catCAATTTATAACATCGGCCATGCCTGGGTCCAGCCTGGCACCACTCATCATGGCAGTGAAGAAGTGGAAGGAGGAGATATGA